Proteins encoded together in one Oceanobacillus iheyensis HTE831 window:
- a CDS encoding DUF4181 domain-containing protein, translating into MVALIIILFAILVLDQFINRKLIKKLNIKRSDLGEKYVNKLHKYGEGILYWASFIVMIIAINELPYLRILIFVGMTALFAFRTIMKWIYVRERKTYLLSAITCVLFILGSVTYGVTDYFNFI; encoded by the coding sequence GTGGTAGCTCTTATTATCATTTTATTTGCTATTCTAGTTTTAGATCAATTTATTAATCGAAAGCTAATAAAAAAATTGAATATAAAGAGGTCTGACTTAGGTGAAAAATACGTAAATAAACTACATAAATATGGTGAAGGAATACTCTATTGGGCTAGTTTTATTGTGATGATTATAGCAATAAATGAACTTCCATATCTCAGAATACTTATCTTTGTTGGTATGACTGCTTTATTCGCATTTCGTACCATAATGAAATGGATTTATGTAAGAGAAAGGAAAACATACCTTTTAAGTGCTATAACTTGTGTCTTATTTATTTTAGGATCGGTTACTTATGGGGTGACAGATTACTTTAATTTCATTTAA